In Xenopus tropicalis strain Nigerian chromosome 5, UCB_Xtro_10.0, whole genome shotgun sequence, one genomic interval encodes:
- the LOC100495617 gene encoding gastrula zinc finger protein XlCGF17.1-like isoform X5 produces MEELMLGQHNPGGGPPDVQGALRAEGGTHVGDNVPLQAPRRRNRRARCDPVKVPTVLSAEVPSVRSAMQHFLNNKERKMFHLGLLAGADTEGNPDPSITVKSSSYICVECGQCFSYEVAYIEHRKLHKPFRLEAGAMGTVGSATKVPTFDQKRAGREFMCTECGKTFIGKSNLIVHQRTHTGEKPYGCIFCGKHFGRSSVLRKHERIHTGEKPYTCLYCGKQFSQNSGLKNHERIHTGEKPYACAECGRRFSQSADLMVHYRTHTGEKPFICVECGNSFIRSSDLVIHQRTHSGIKPFSCTECGKCFSQRSQIIRHRRTHTGERPFSCDVCMKSFILSSELKKHHRVHTGEKPYKCKECGKSFRHCSNMSRHQKMHVDILAM; encoded by the exons ATGGAGGAGCTGATGTTGGGGCAGCACAACCCAG GGGGTGGGCCTCCCGATGTGCAAGGTGCCCTTAGAGCTGAAGGCGGGACCCATGTGGGCGATAATGTGCCACTTCAAGCCCCACGGCGGCGGAATCGCAGGGCCCGGTGTGACCCAGTGAAAGTGCCAACGGTTCTTTCTGCAGAAGTTCCGAGCGTGAGGAGCGCGATGCAACATTTCCTAAACAACAAGGAGAGAAAGATGTTCCACTTGGGGCTCCTCGCGGGGGCGGACACTGAGGGCAATCCCGATCCTTCCATCACCGTGAAGTCAAGCTCATATATCTGCGTTGAGTGTGGCCAGTGTTTCTCGTATGAAGTAGCCTACATAGAGCACCGCAAGCTGCACAAACCCTTCAGACTGGAGGCGGGCGCCATGGGCACGGTGGGTAGTGCCACCAAGGTGCCCACGTTTGACCAGAAGAGAGCGGGGCGGGAGTTCatgtgtacagaatgtgggaaaacctTCATTGGGAAGTCCAACCTGATAGTCCATCAGAGGACACACACTGGAGAGAAGCCCTACGGCTGCATCTTTTGTGGCAAACATTTTGGGAGAAGCTCGGTCCTTAGAAAGCACGAGAgaatccacacgggggagaagcccTACACCTGTCTCTACTGCGGGAAACAGTTCAGTCAGAACTCTGGGCTGAAGAACCACGAGagaattcacaccggggagaaaccctaCGCCTGTGCCGAATGTGGAAGGCGCTTCAGCCAAAGTGCCGACCTTATGGTGCACTACAGAACCCACACCGGGGAGAAGCCCTTCATATGTGTGGAGTGTGGCAACAGCTTCATCCGCAGCTCCGACCTAGTCATTCACCAAAGGACTCACTCGGGCATCAAACCCTTCTCCTGCACCGAGTGCGGCAAGTGCTTCAGCCAGAGGTCCCAGATCATCCGACACCGGAGAACCCACACCGGGGAGCGGCCATTCTCCTGCGACGTGTGCATGAAGAGCTTCATCCTCAGCTCGGAACTCAAGAAGCACCACCGAGTGCACACTGGCGAGAAGCCCTATAAGTGCAAGGAGTGCGGCAAGTCTTTCCGGCACTGCTCCAACATGAGCCGCCACCAGAAGATGCACGTGGACATTCTGGCAATGTGA
- the LOC100495617 gene encoding oocyte zinc finger protein XlCOF6.1-like isoform X4, with the protein MQDEGCLGCFGVSDTPICALETDGSQRAVMEELMLGQHNPGGGPPDVQGALRAEGGTHVGDNVPLQAPRRRNRRARCDPVKVPTVLSAEVPSVRSAMQHFLNNKERKMFHLGLLAGADTEGNPDPSITVKSSSYICVECGQCFSYEVAYIEHRKLHKPFRLEAGAMGTVGSATKVPTFDQKRAGREFMCTECGKTFIGKSNLIVHQRTHTGEKPYGCIFCGKHFGRSSVLRKHERIHTGEKPYTCLYCGKQFSQNSGLKNHERIHTGEKPYACAECGRRFSQSADLMVHYRTHTGEKPFICVECGNSFIRSSDLVIHQRTHSGIKPFSCTECGKCFSQRSQIIRHRRTHTGERPFSCDVCMKSFILSSELKKHHRVHTGEKPYKCKECGKSFRHCSNMSRHQKMHVDILAM; encoded by the exons Atgcaag ATGAAGGCTGTCTGGGCTGCTTTGGGGTGAGTGACACCCCAATATGTGCTTTAGAGACTGACGGTTCCCAAAGAGCAGTCATGGAGGAGCTGATGTTGGGGCAGCACAACCCAG GGGGTGGGCCTCCCGATGTGCAAGGTGCCCTTAGAGCTGAAGGCGGGACCCATGTGGGCGATAATGTGCCACTTCAAGCCCCACGGCGGCGGAATCGCAGGGCCCGGTGTGACCCAGTGAAAGTGCCAACGGTTCTTTCTGCAGAAGTTCCGAGCGTGAGGAGCGCGATGCAACATTTCCTAAACAACAAGGAGAGAAAGATGTTCCACTTGGGGCTCCTCGCGGGGGCGGACACTGAGGGCAATCCCGATCCTTCCATCACCGTGAAGTCAAGCTCATATATCTGCGTTGAGTGTGGCCAGTGTTTCTCGTATGAAGTAGCCTACATAGAGCACCGCAAGCTGCACAAACCCTTCAGACTGGAGGCGGGCGCCATGGGCACGGTGGGTAGTGCCACCAAGGTGCCCACGTTTGACCAGAAGAGAGCGGGGCGGGAGTTCatgtgtacagaatgtgggaaaacctTCATTGGGAAGTCCAACCTGATAGTCCATCAGAGGACACACACTGGAGAGAAGCCCTACGGCTGCATCTTTTGTGGCAAACATTTTGGGAGAAGCTCGGTCCTTAGAAAGCACGAGAgaatccacacgggggagaagcccTACACCTGTCTCTACTGCGGGAAACAGTTCAGTCAGAACTCTGGGCTGAAGAACCACGAGagaattcacaccggggagaaaccctaCGCCTGTGCCGAATGTGGAAGGCGCTTCAGCCAAAGTGCCGACCTTATGGTGCACTACAGAACCCACACCGGGGAGAAGCCCTTCATATGTGTGGAGTGTGGCAACAGCTTCATCCGCAGCTCCGACCTAGTCATTCACCAAAGGACTCACTCGGGCATCAAACCCTTCTCCTGCACCGAGTGCGGCAAGTGCTTCAGCCAGAGGTCCCAGATCATCCGACACCGGAGAACCCACACCGGGGAGCGGCCATTCTCCTGCGACGTGTGCATGAAGAGCTTCATCCTCAGCTCGGAACTCAAGAAGCACCACCGAGTGCACACTGGCGAGAAGCCCTATAAGTGCAAGGAGTGCGGCAAGTCTTTCCGGCACTGCTCCAACATGAGCCGCCACCAGAAGATGCACGTGGACATTCTGGCAATGTGA
- the LOC100495617 gene encoding oocyte zinc finger protein XlCOF6.1-like isoform X2, with translation MQDEGCLGCFGVSDTPICALETDGSQRAVMEELMLGQHNPGGGPPDVQGALRAEGGTHVGDNVPLQAPRRRNRRARCDPVKVPTVLSAEVPSVRSAMQHFLNNKERKMFHLGLLAGADTEGNPDPSITVKSSSYICVECGQCFSYEVAYIEHRKLHKPFRLEAGAMGTVGSATKVPTFDQKRAGREFMCTECGKTFIGKSNLIVHQRTHTGEKPYGCIFCGKHFGRSSVLRKHERIHTGEKPYTCLYCGKQFSQNSGLKNHERIHTGEKPYACAECGRRFSQSADLMVHYRTHTGEKPFICVECGNSFIRSSDLVIHQRTHSGIKPFSCTECGKCFSQRSQIIRHRRTHTGERPFSCDVCMKSFILSSELKKHHRVHTGEKPYKCKECGKSFRHCSNMSRHQKMHVDILAM, from the exons ATGAAGGCTGTCTGGGCTGCTTTGGGGTGAGTGACACCCCAATATGTGCTTTAGAGACTGACGGTTCCCAAAGAGCAGTCATGGAGGAGCTGATGTTGGGGCAGCACAACCCAG GGGGTGGGCCTCCCGATGTGCAAGGTGCCCTTAGAGCTGAAGGCGGGACCCATGTGGGCGATAATGTGCCACTTCAAGCCCCACGGCGGCGGAATCGCAGGGCCCGGTGTGACCCAGTGAAAGTGCCAACGGTTCTTTCTGCAGAAGTTCCGAGCGTGAGGAGCGCGATGCAACATTTCCTAAACAACAAGGAGAGAAAGATGTTCCACTTGGGGCTCCTCGCGGGGGCGGACACTGAGGGCAATCCCGATCCTTCCATCACCGTGAAGTCAAGCTCATATATCTGCGTTGAGTGTGGCCAGTGTTTCTCGTATGAAGTAGCCTACATAGAGCACCGCAAGCTGCACAAACCCTTCAGACTGGAGGCGGGCGCCATGGGCACGGTGGGTAGTGCCACCAAGGTGCCCACGTTTGACCAGAAGAGAGCGGGGCGGGAGTTCatgtgtacagaatgtgggaaaacctTCATTGGGAAGTCCAACCTGATAGTCCATCAGAGGACACACACTGGAGAGAAGCCCTACGGCTGCATCTTTTGTGGCAAACATTTTGGGAGAAGCTCGGTCCTTAGAAAGCACGAGAgaatccacacgggggagaagcccTACACCTGTCTCTACTGCGGGAAACAGTTCAGTCAGAACTCTGGGCTGAAGAACCACGAGagaattcacaccggggagaaaccctaCGCCTGTGCCGAATGTGGAAGGCGCTTCAGCCAAAGTGCCGACCTTATGGTGCACTACAGAACCCACACCGGGGAGAAGCCCTTCATATGTGTGGAGTGTGGCAACAGCTTCATCCGCAGCTCCGACCTAGTCATTCACCAAAGGACTCACTCGGGCATCAAACCCTTCTCCTGCACCGAGTGCGGCAAGTGCTTCAGCCAGAGGTCCCAGATCATCCGACACCGGAGAACCCACACCGGGGAGCGGCCATTCTCCTGCGACGTGTGCATGAAGAGCTTCATCCTCAGCTCGGAACTCAAGAAGCACCACCGAGTGCACACTGGCGAGAAGCCCTATAAGTGCAAGGAGTGCGGCAAGTCTTTCCGGCACTGCTCCAACATGAGCCGCCACCAGAAGATGCACGTGGACATTCTGGCAATGTGA
- the LOC100495617 gene encoding oocyte zinc finger protein XlCOF6.1-like isoform X3 → MQDEGCLGCFGVSDTPICALETDGSQRAVMEELMLGQHNPGGGPPDVQGALRAEGGTHVGDNVPLQAPRRRNRRARCDPVKVPTVLSAEVPSVRSAMQHFLNNKERKMFHLGLLAGADTEGNPDPSITVKSSSYICVECGQCFSYEVAYIEHRKLHKPFRLEAGAMGTVGSATKVPTFDQKRAGREFMCTECGKTFIGKSNLIVHQRTHTGEKPYGCIFCGKHFGRSSVLRKHERIHTGEKPYTCLYCGKQFSQNSGLKNHERIHTGEKPYACAECGRRFSQSADLMVHYRTHTGEKPFICVECGNSFIRSSDLVIHQRTHSGIKPFSCTECGKCFSQRSQIIRHRRTHTGERPFSCDVCMKSFILSSELKKHHRVHTGEKPYKCKECGKSFRHCSNMSRHQKMHVDILAM, encoded by the exons atgcaag ATGAAGGCTGTCTGGGCTGCTTTGGGGTGAGTGACACCCCAATATGTGCTTTAGAGACTGACGGTTCCCAAAGAGCAGTCATGGAGGAGCTGATGTTGGGGCAGCACAACCCAG GGGGTGGGCCTCCCGATGTGCAAGGTGCCCTTAGAGCTGAAGGCGGGACCCATGTGGGCGATAATGTGCCACTTCAAGCCCCACGGCGGCGGAATCGCAGGGCCCGGTGTGACCCAGTGAAAGTGCCAACGGTTCTTTCTGCAGAAGTTCCGAGCGTGAGGAGCGCGATGCAACATTTCCTAAACAACAAGGAGAGAAAGATGTTCCACTTGGGGCTCCTCGCGGGGGCGGACACTGAGGGCAATCCCGATCCTTCCATCACCGTGAAGTCAAGCTCATATATCTGCGTTGAGTGTGGCCAGTGTTTCTCGTATGAAGTAGCCTACATAGAGCACCGCAAGCTGCACAAACCCTTCAGACTGGAGGCGGGCGCCATGGGCACGGTGGGTAGTGCCACCAAGGTGCCCACGTTTGACCAGAAGAGAGCGGGGCGGGAGTTCatgtgtacagaatgtgggaaaacctTCATTGGGAAGTCCAACCTGATAGTCCATCAGAGGACACACACTGGAGAGAAGCCCTACGGCTGCATCTTTTGTGGCAAACATTTTGGGAGAAGCTCGGTCCTTAGAAAGCACGAGAgaatccacacgggggagaagcccTACACCTGTCTCTACTGCGGGAAACAGTTCAGTCAGAACTCTGGGCTGAAGAACCACGAGagaattcacaccggggagaaaccctaCGCCTGTGCCGAATGTGGAAGGCGCTTCAGCCAAAGTGCCGACCTTATGGTGCACTACAGAACCCACACCGGGGAGAAGCCCTTCATATGTGTGGAGTGTGGCAACAGCTTCATCCGCAGCTCCGACCTAGTCATTCACCAAAGGACTCACTCGGGCATCAAACCCTTCTCCTGCACCGAGTGCGGCAAGTGCTTCAGCCAGAGGTCCCAGATCATCCGACACCGGAGAACCCACACCGGGGAGCGGCCATTCTCCTGCGACGTGTGCATGAAGAGCTTCATCCTCAGCTCGGAACTCAAGAAGCACCACCGAGTGCACACTGGCGAGAAGCCCTATAAGTGCAAGGAGTGCGGCAAGTCTTTCCGGCACTGCTCCAACATGAGCCGCCACCAGAAGATGCACGTGGACATTCTGGCAATGTGA
- the LOC100495617 gene encoding oocyte zinc finger protein XlCOF6.1-like isoform X1 → MEPVGMRASSQGTDEGCLGCFGVSDTPICALETDGSQRAVMEELMLGQHNPGGGPPDVQGALRAEGGTHVGDNVPLQAPRRRNRRARCDPVKVPTVLSAEVPSVRSAMQHFLNNKERKMFHLGLLAGADTEGNPDPSITVKSSSYICVECGQCFSYEVAYIEHRKLHKPFRLEAGAMGTVGSATKVPTFDQKRAGREFMCTECGKTFIGKSNLIVHQRTHTGEKPYGCIFCGKHFGRSSVLRKHERIHTGEKPYTCLYCGKQFSQNSGLKNHERIHTGEKPYACAECGRRFSQSADLMVHYRTHTGEKPFICVECGNSFIRSSDLVIHQRTHSGIKPFSCTECGKCFSQRSQIIRHRRTHTGERPFSCDVCMKSFILSSELKKHHRVHTGEKPYKCKECGKSFRHCSNMSRHQKMHVDILAM, encoded by the exons ATGGAACCTGTCGGAATGAGGGCAAGCAGCCAGGGAACTG ATGAAGGCTGTCTGGGCTGCTTTGGGGTGAGTGACACCCCAATATGTGCTTTAGAGACTGACGGTTCCCAAAGAGCAGTCATGGAGGAGCTGATGTTGGGGCAGCACAACCCAG GGGGTGGGCCTCCCGATGTGCAAGGTGCCCTTAGAGCTGAAGGCGGGACCCATGTGGGCGATAATGTGCCACTTCAAGCCCCACGGCGGCGGAATCGCAGGGCCCGGTGTGACCCAGTGAAAGTGCCAACGGTTCTTTCTGCAGAAGTTCCGAGCGTGAGGAGCGCGATGCAACATTTCCTAAACAACAAGGAGAGAAAGATGTTCCACTTGGGGCTCCTCGCGGGGGCGGACACTGAGGGCAATCCCGATCCTTCCATCACCGTGAAGTCAAGCTCATATATCTGCGTTGAGTGTGGCCAGTGTTTCTCGTATGAAGTAGCCTACATAGAGCACCGCAAGCTGCACAAACCCTTCAGACTGGAGGCGGGCGCCATGGGCACGGTGGGTAGTGCCACCAAGGTGCCCACGTTTGACCAGAAGAGAGCGGGGCGGGAGTTCatgtgtacagaatgtgggaaaacctTCATTGGGAAGTCCAACCTGATAGTCCATCAGAGGACACACACTGGAGAGAAGCCCTACGGCTGCATCTTTTGTGGCAAACATTTTGGGAGAAGCTCGGTCCTTAGAAAGCACGAGAgaatccacacgggggagaagcccTACACCTGTCTCTACTGCGGGAAACAGTTCAGTCAGAACTCTGGGCTGAAGAACCACGAGagaattcacaccggggagaaaccctaCGCCTGTGCCGAATGTGGAAGGCGCTTCAGCCAAAGTGCCGACCTTATGGTGCACTACAGAACCCACACCGGGGAGAAGCCCTTCATATGTGTGGAGTGTGGCAACAGCTTCATCCGCAGCTCCGACCTAGTCATTCACCAAAGGACTCACTCGGGCATCAAACCCTTCTCCTGCACCGAGTGCGGCAAGTGCTTCAGCCAGAGGTCCCAGATCATCCGACACCGGAGAACCCACACCGGGGAGCGGCCATTCTCCTGCGACGTGTGCATGAAGAGCTTCATCCTCAGCTCGGAACTCAAGAAGCACCACCGAGTGCACACTGGCGAGAAGCCCTATAAGTGCAAGGAGTGCGGCAAGTCTTTCCGGCACTGCTCCAACATGAGCCGCCACCAGAAGATGCACGTGGACATTCTGGCAATGTGA